In Myxococcales bacterium, the following proteins share a genomic window:
- a CDS encoding polysaccharide export protein → MRPELLHRLRCLFASVLLAVYGVSALGACTSGQDNSKVKLPPPIESTTLGPGDVFSLQVVGEKELPTEYQIASDGTVDLPYIHSLKVAGLEPQEVARLVRKRLMEEKILSDPSVVVSIKEYNSKRITVLGQVAKPGSFPLTPGLTLIQALSLAGGLNAIANHDRINMTRQTKTGRTTVVISVDAITDGRSPDIALQAGDSIYVHERVF, encoded by the coding sequence ATGCGCCCCGAGCTTCTTCACCGCCTGCGCTGCCTCTTCGCGAGCGTCTTGCTCGCGGTCTACGGGGTGAGCGCGCTGGGCGCGTGTACCTCGGGGCAGGACAACTCGAAGGTGAAGCTGCCGCCGCCGATCGAGAGCACGACGCTCGGTCCTGGGGACGTGTTTTCGCTGCAGGTGGTCGGCGAAAAGGAGTTGCCCACCGAGTACCAGATCGCCTCCGACGGCACGGTCGACCTGCCCTACATCCACAGCTTGAAGGTTGCCGGGCTCGAGCCGCAGGAGGTCGCTCGCCTGGTACGCAAGCGGCTGATGGAGGAGAAGATCCTCAGCGATCCGAGCGTCGTCGTCTCGATCAAGGAATACAACAGCAAGCGCATCACGGTGCTGGGGCAGGTGGCCAAACCCGGAAGCTTTCCGCTCACGCCCGGGCTGACCTTGATCCAGGCGCTGTCGTTGGCGGGCGGGCTGAACGCCATCGCCAATCACGATCGCATCAACATGACCCGGCAGACCAAGACCGGGCGTACGACGGTGGTGATCAGCGTCGACGCGATCACGGATGGGCGCTCGCCGGACATCGCGCTTCAGGCTGGGGACTCAATCTACGTACACGAGCGCGTGTTCTGA